The proteins below come from a single Dermatophilaceae bacterium Soc4.6 genomic window:
- a CDS encoding cobalamin biosynthesis protein CobG, which translates to MSQRPALDRCPSLARPFRADDGALVRLRAPGGRLPVATLVELMAIATEHGAPVLQLTSRGNLQIRALPDPLPPSLVRRLEASGLFPSASHEHTRNVIASPSDADVTRLVGELDTALVADPGLAALPGRFLFAVSSPGGAVLGEPWDLAYEVIDERRGRVLAGPSGVAVPREDAVAELLRRAHLFLRHRPSERVWNVRDLPPGSPVEAGMTPYLPSPAEPPLPGVEGDDLVAGVPLGMLRPAQVAALSSMTSRVTVTPWRSIVVEGGAGHEAGLAAAGFATEPRSPWSRLSACVGAPSCRRTDSPTLDLTTAAAGSVPQGGPRIHVVGCERRCGHPSGDHVTVLNPVSVLDVLAAAGENP; encoded by the coding sequence GTGAGTCAACGCCCCGCGCTCGATCGATGCCCGAGCCTGGCACGACCCTTCCGCGCCGACGACGGCGCGCTCGTGCGGCTGCGAGCGCCGGGTGGGCGGCTGCCGGTGGCCACCCTCGTCGAGCTGATGGCCATCGCCACGGAGCACGGCGCCCCCGTGCTCCAGCTCACGAGCCGGGGCAACCTCCAGATCCGCGCGTTGCCGGACCCCCTGCCGCCCTCGCTGGTGCGACGGCTCGAGGCTTCGGGGCTCTTCCCCTCCGCGTCGCACGAGCACACGCGCAACGTCATCGCGTCCCCCTCGGACGCCGACGTCACCCGGCTCGTGGGCGAGCTGGACACCGCCCTCGTGGCCGACCCCGGGCTGGCCGCCCTGCCCGGCCGGTTCCTCTTCGCGGTCAGCAGCCCAGGCGGCGCCGTGCTCGGCGAACCGTGGGACCTGGCCTACGAGGTCATCGACGAGCGGCGAGGACGGGTGCTGGCAGGGCCCTCCGGCGTCGCGGTCCCCCGTGAGGACGCCGTCGCCGAGCTCCTCCGCCGAGCTCACCTCTTCCTGCGCCACCGGCCGAGCGAGCGGGTCTGGAACGTGCGCGACCTGCCGCCCGGCTCTCCCGTCGAGGCGGGCATGACCCCCTATCTCCCCTCCCCCGCCGAGCCGCCGCTCCCAGGCGTCGAGGGTGACGACCTCGTCGCCGGTGTCCCGCTCGGTATGCTCCGTCCCGCCCAGGTCGCCGCCCTCTCGTCCATGACCTCCCGGGTAACGGTCACGCCGTGGCGGTCCATCGTCGTCGAGGGTGGGGCCGGGCACGAGGCGGGACTGGCGGCCGCCGGGTTCGCCACGGAACCACGCTCACCCTGGTCCCGGCTGTCAGCCTGTGTCGGTGCGCCGTCGTGCCGACGCACCGACTCCCCCACCCTTGACCTGACGACGGCTGCGGCAGGTAGCGTGCCGCAGGGTGGCCCCCGCATCCACGTCGTCGGGTGCGAGCGTCGCTGCGGCCACCCGAGCGGTGACCACGTCACCGTGCTCAACCCCGTGTCCGTGCTCGATGTGCTCGCTGCTGCAGGAGAGAACCCGTGA